A window of the Deltaproteobacteria bacterium genome harbors these coding sequences:
- the recO gene encoding DNA repair protein RecO, with protein sequence MRPAQASLAVILRSRVYRESDKIVTFLTRDFGKLTGIAKGAKNSRRRFANCLDPFTRVRVYFSSRPAAGLVFMESCDLLGPATAFAEPAKFAYASYLIELVDQLTGEGHAVSEVYDLLAGALSALEHGSATAAFLRAFELHLLQLAGYEPHCETCAGCHRPLADAARVFLDPLQGDFVCDPCRSAERSWLPLEGATIAALGRLKQSALGEAAALRLPAPVAAEAAQVLARLLALHVARPLKSVGLIASLTAPRR encoded by the coding sequence ATGCGGCCGGCGCAGGCCAGCTTGGCGGTCATCCTGCGGAGCCGGGTCTACCGCGAGAGCGACAAGATAGTGACCTTCTTGACCCGCGACTTCGGCAAGCTCACGGGCATTGCCAAGGGGGCCAAGAACTCGCGCCGGCGCTTTGCCAACTGCCTCGACCCGTTCACCCGCGTGCGGGTCTATTTTAGCAGCCGGCCGGCGGCCGGCCTGGTGTTCATGGAGAGTTGCGACCTGCTCGGGCCGGCAACGGCGTTCGCCGAGCCGGCGAAGTTCGCTTACGCCAGCTATCTCATCGAGCTGGTGGATCAACTGACGGGCGAGGGTCATGCGGTCAGCGAGGTCTACGACCTACTCGCCGGCGCCTTGAGCGCCTTGGAACATGGCAGCGCCACCGCCGCGTTCCTGCGTGCCTTCGAGCTCCACCTGCTGCAGCTGGCCGGCTACGAGCCCCACTGTGAGACCTGTGCGGGATGCCACCGGCCGCTGGCGGATGCGGCCAGAGTCTTTCTCGATCCACTGCAAGGGGATTTCGTTTGCGATCCTTGCCGGTCGGCGGAGCGGTCGTGGTTGCCGCTCGAGGGCGCCACCATCGCCGCTCTCGGCCGGCTGAAGCAAAGCGCGCTGGGCGAAGCCGCCGCGCTGCGTTTGCCGGCGCCGGTAGCGGCCGAAGCGGCGCAAGTGCTGGCACGCCTGTTGGCGTTGCACGTGGCTCGGCCGTTGAAGTCGGTGGGCTTGATTGCCAGCCTGACCGCGCCGCGACGCTAG
- a CDS encoding FGGY-family carbohydrate kinase: MLAVDLGTSGSKAALVSVSGAVVGWEFEAVETLLFPNGGAEQDPHAWWNAFLQVSKRLIGKGLVAPGQVVAVCCSTQGECTVAVDAGGRPLMNAILWMDMRGASHLQRITGGPIRIAGYHPLRLWRWIRLTGGAPSLAGKDPAAHMLFVKHEHPDVYERTFKFLNALDYLNLRLTGRFVATSDSILTSWVTDNRDPSHVVYSDALLHRCGIAREKFPEIVKCTDVIGRLRPEVAAELGLSADVAVVAGAIDNTAAAVGSGAVRDYEAHLYVGTSSWLAAHVPFKKTDIVSALAALPCAVPGRYLLTALQATAGGNLSFLRDRILYHRDELLQEEKVPDVYKLMDRIAERTPAGSNGVIYAPWIYGERAPVDDANVRAAIFNLSLENSRADIIRAMLEGVALNTRWLLRPFEKFLRRQVRAINLVGGGANSQVWCQIFADVLDRPVRQMKEPIQANVRGAAFIAAVGLGLLSYDDVPERAACQHEYTPTPAHRALYDRYFDEFVQIYTRNKAIYRRLNSTRRAVAARLPR; this comes from the coding sequence ATCCTCGCCGTCGACCTCGGCACCTCGGGCTCCAAGGCGGCGCTGGTGTCGGTCTCCGGTGCAGTGGTCGGCTGGGAGTTCGAAGCCGTCGAGACGCTGTTGTTTCCCAACGGTGGCGCCGAGCAGGATCCGCACGCTTGGTGGAACGCCTTCCTACAGGTCTCCAAGCGACTCATCGGCAAGGGGCTGGTCGCGCCGGGGCAAGTCGTCGCGGTCTGCTGCAGCACGCAGGGCGAATGCACCGTCGCGGTCGACGCCGGCGGCCGGCCGTTGATGAACGCGATTCTGTGGATGGACATGCGCGGCGCGTCGCATCTCCAGCGCATCACCGGCGGCCCGATCCGGATCGCGGGCTATCATCCGCTGCGGCTGTGGCGATGGATTCGCTTGACCGGCGGCGCGCCCTCGCTCGCCGGCAAGGACCCGGCCGCGCACATGCTCTTCGTCAAGCACGAGCATCCCGACGTCTATGAGCGGACATTCAAGTTCCTCAACGCGCTCGATTACCTCAACCTGCGGCTCACTGGCCGCTTCGTCGCCACCTCCGATTCCATCCTGACGTCGTGGGTCACGGACAACCGCGACCCGTCGCACGTCGTCTACAGCGACGCGCTGCTGCATCGCTGCGGCATCGCGCGCGAGAAGTTTCCCGAGATCGTCAAGTGCACCGACGTCATCGGTAGGCTGCGGCCGGAGGTGGCCGCCGAACTCGGGCTCAGCGCCGACGTCGCCGTGGTCGCCGGCGCGATCGACAACACCGCCGCGGCCGTCGGCTCCGGCGCCGTGCGCGACTACGAGGCCCACCTGTACGTCGGGACTTCGTCCTGGCTCGCAGCTCACGTGCCGTTCAAGAAGACCGACATTGTGTCGGCGCTGGCTGCGCTGCCGTGCGCCGTGCCTGGCCGCTACCTGCTTACGGCGTTGCAGGCCACTGCGGGCGGTAACTTGAGCTTTCTCCGCGATCGCATTCTCTATCACCGCGATGAACTGTTGCAGGAGGAAAAGGTCCCGGACGTGTACAAGCTCATGGATCGGATCGCCGAACGCACCCCGGCCGGCAGCAACGGGGTGATCTACGCGCCGTGGATCTACGGCGAGCGCGCGCCGGTTGACGATGCCAACGTACGCGCCGCCATCTTCAACCTGTCGCTGGAGAACTCGCGCGCCGACATCATTCGGGCGATGCTCGAAGGCGTGGCGCTGAACACGCGCTGGTTATTGCGGCCGTTCGAGAAGTTTCTGCGCCGGCAGGTGCGAGCGATCAACCTGGTGGGCGGCGGGGCCAACTCGCAGGTGTGGTGCCAGATCTTCGCCGACGTGCTTGACCGCCCCGTTCGCCAGATGAAGGAGCCGATCCAGGCCAACGTGCGCGGCGCGGCGTTCATCGCCGCGGTCGGACTGGGGCTGCTGTCGTATGACGACGTCCCCGAACGCGCGGCGTGCCAGCACGAGTACACGCCCACGCCCGCTCACCGCGCGCTCTACGACCGCTACTTCGACGAGTTCGTGCAGATCTACACCCGCAACAAGGCCATCTACCGCCGTCTAAACAGCACTCGCCGCGCCGTCGCAGCCAGATTGCCCCGCTAG
- a CDS encoding nucleotide exchange factor GrpE, with product MSPEDQPKPEPPDAPAPESELEQVKAALAQKEGEAKEHYDRYLRAAADLDNFRKRSQRERAELMRFAQEPLIRDLLPVVDNLERAVSHAQGGGDGQQLIEGVSLVLLGLLDLLAKHGVARIDAGGQLFDPARHEALARVELPDEEPNRVVEQYQPGYLLHERLLRAAQVTVSARPCKPVANGENDD from the coding sequence ATGAGTCCGGAGGATCAACCCAAGCCCGAGCCTCCCGACGCGCCGGCCCCTGAGTCCGAACTCGAACAGGTGAAGGCCGCGCTGGCGCAAAAGGAAGGCGAGGCCAAGGAGCATTACGACCGCTACCTGCGGGCGGCGGCCGATCTCGATAATTTCCGCAAGCGCTCCCAACGCGAACGCGCCGAGTTGATGCGCTTTGCCCAAGAACCGCTCATCCGCGACCTGTTACCGGTGGTCGACAATCTCGAACGCGCCGTCAGCCACGCGCAGGGCGGTGGCGACGGCCAGCAGCTGATCGAGGGGGTCTCCCTGGTACTGCTTGGTCTGCTCGACCTACTGGCCAAGCACGGCGTCGCCCGCATCGATGCCGGCGGCCAGCTCTTCGATCCAGCCCGACATGAAGCTCTAGCCCGAGTCGAATTGCCCGACGAGGAACCGAACCGCGTGGTGGAACAGTACCAACCGGGCTACCTATTGCACGAACGGCTGCTGCGGGCGGCTCAAGTCACGGTTTCGGCCCGGCCCTGCAAGCCGGTTGCCAACGGCGAGAACGATGATTAA
- a CDS encoding B12-binding domain-containing radical SAM protein: MRVILVHIRDPQFYALPTEGRARSGNLRVMGFPPIGIMSLSAVLKRAGHDCVMFDQANPETPTATIIDAIRRQQPDLVGLSFLSTTSYPYAKILARQIRAADARVPLAFGGVFATLNAERVKQQCPEVDFVCRGDGEQLILDLLERRDDPGEVAGLTWAKDSAVVRNPDRPLDRALDQWPFPDRESLPLDFIESMPLDVPAVLSLERFTTMQTSRGCPWRCTFCDIPIFNEGKWRSRSPQHVVAEFEHLQRQGYGTVYFVDDHFLLQPKRIEAICRGLAAAGTTIQWGCEGRVDSSVQHLFPAMAEAHCRTLMFGIESGSQPVLDRLKKEQTLAEVESAVTSAKRAGIEIVHGFCVVGIPGETVADMRATFAFAAKLPLDTFAFNRLCVYRGTPLWQEYVERGLVNDDADWYKYFKCSEIDPTCLPGEVINAERNAGLRRLFGYKLMHYPLQTLRLLRRFTRHMKLRDVGYLIIKPFLGNKSGPTSNEVLSRTVEHGARKDAAAALTQVPDATPGGADLQLPAS; encoded by the coding sequence ATGCGCGTCATCCTGGTGCACATTCGCGATCCGCAGTTCTACGCGCTGCCGACCGAAGGCCGCGCCCGGAGCGGCAACCTGCGGGTGATGGGCTTCCCACCGATCGGTATCATGTCGCTCTCGGCCGTGCTCAAGCGTGCCGGCCACGACTGCGTCATGTTCGATCAGGCCAACCCGGAAACCCCCACCGCGACCATCATCGACGCTATCCGCCGGCAGCAGCCCGACCTCGTCGGGCTGAGCTTCTTGAGCACGACCAGCTACCCGTACGCGAAGATCCTGGCGCGCCAGATTCGCGCCGCCGATGCGCGCGTGCCGTTGGCCTTCGGCGGCGTGTTCGCCACCCTCAACGCCGAGCGGGTCAAACAACAGTGCCCGGAGGTGGACTTCGTCTGCCGCGGCGACGGCGAGCAGTTGATCCTCGATCTGCTCGAGCGCCGCGATGATCCCGGCGAAGTGGCGGGGCTGACCTGGGCCAAAGACAGCGCGGTGGTTCGCAACCCAGACCGGCCCCTGGATCGCGCCCTCGACCAGTGGCCGTTTCCCGATCGCGAGAGTCTCCCGCTCGACTTCATCGAGTCGATGCCGCTCGATGTGCCCGCGGTGCTGTCGCTCGAGCGCTTCACCACCATGCAGACCTCGCGCGGCTGCCCCTGGCGGTGCACCTTCTGTGACATCCCGATCTTCAATGAAGGCAAGTGGCGCTCCCGCAGCCCACAACACGTGGTGGCGGAGTTCGAGCACTTGCAGCGGCAGGGCTACGGCACGGTCTATTTCGTCGACGATCACTTCCTGTTGCAGCCGAAGCGGATCGAGGCCATCTGCCGGGGCCTGGCGGCCGCCGGGACCACCATTCAGTGGGGCTGCGAGGGCCGCGTCGATTCGAGCGTGCAGCACCTCTTTCCGGCCATGGCCGAGGCGCATTGCCGCACGCTGATGTTCGGGATCGAGAGCGGCAGTCAGCCGGTGCTCGATCGCTTGAAGAAAGAGCAGACGCTGGCCGAGGTCGAAAGCGCGGTGACCAGCGCGAAGCGCGCCGGCATCGAGATCGTGCACGGTTTCTGCGTGGTCGGCATTCCGGGCGAAACCGTCGCCGACATGCGCGCCACCTTCGCCTTCGCGGCCAAGCTGCCGCTGGACACCTTCGCCTTCAACCGCTTGTGTGTCTACCGCGGCACGCCGCTGTGGCAGGAATACGTCGAGCGCGGCTTGGTCAACGACGATGCCGACTGGTACAAGTACTTCAAGTGTTCGGAGATCGACCCCACCTGTTTGCCGGGCGAGGTCATCAACGCTGAGCGCAATGCCGGGCTGCGGCGGCTCTTCGGCTACAAACTGATGCACTACCCGCTGCAAACCCTGCGGCTGCTGCGCCGCTTCACCCGCCACATGAAGCTGCGCGACGTCGGCTACTTGATCATCAAGCCGTTTCTCGGCAACAAGAGCGGCCCGACCAGCAACGAAGTCTTGTCACGCACGGTTGAGCACGGTGCGCGCAAAGACGCGGCCGCCGCCCTCACCCAGGTGCCGGACGCCACCCCCGGCGGCGCCGATTTGCAGCTCCCGGCCTCATGA
- a CDS encoding RNA-binding protein gives MGKKLYVGNLGYDVTNKDLEDLFAQAGACESAAVISDRFSGESRGFGFVEMASAADAQKAIQQFDGQPFKGRSLKVNEARERENTRGGGGGGGGGGGGRGGWTRH, from the coding sequence ATGGGCAAGAAACTGTACGTCGGCAATCTCGGATACGACGTCACCAACAAGGACCTGGAGGATCTGTTCGCACAGGCGGGCGCCTGCGAGTCGGCTGCGGTGATCAGCGACCGCTTCAGCGGCGAGTCCCGCGGCTTCGGCTTCGTGGAAATGGCCTCGGCTGCCGATGCGCAGAAGGCGATCCAGCAGTTCGACGGACAGCCGTTCAAGGGCCGCTCTCTCAAGGTCAACGAGGCGCGCGAGCGTGAGAACACCCGCGGTGGCGGCGGTGGTGGTGGCGGCGGTGGTGGGGGACGCGGCGGTTGGACCCGCCACTAG
- a CDS encoding glycine--tRNA ligase, which translates to MSTNVTMEKVVNLAKRRGFTFQSSEIYGGLASCWDYGPIGVELKRNVKDAWWRDMVRSRCDIVGIDCAILMHPRVWEASGHIAGFTDPLVDCKKCKQRFRADKLMDCQCPEKPSKHPGECGGELTEARQFNLMFKTFMGPVEEDAAVVFMRPETAQGIFVNFLNVLNSSRQKIPFGIAQIGKSFRNEITPGNFLFRTREFEQMEMEFFVKPGEDDHWFQHWLDQRFNWYLKYGIRRERLRLRHHQPDELAHYAKGCADVEYEFPFGWSELEGIANRTDFDLKRHAEYSGKELSYYNEETKERFVPYVIEPAAGADRATLAFLVDAYDEDVAEGETRAVLRFHPRIAPVKAAVLPLLRKDGQPEKAQQVLDLLKQHWVVQYDQAGSIGRRYRRQDEIGTPYGITVDHQTMQDNTVTLRDRDSMQQERIAIDRLVDELRRRIEV; encoded by the coding sequence ATGTCAACCAACGTAACGATGGAAAAGGTCGTGAATCTCGCCAAGCGGCGCGGGTTCACGTTTCAATCGAGCGAGATCTATGGCGGCCTGGCGAGCTGTTGGGACTACGGCCCCATCGGGGTCGAACTCAAACGCAACGTCAAGGACGCCTGGTGGCGCGATATGGTGCGCAGCCGCTGCGACATCGTCGGCATCGACTGCGCCATCTTGATGCACCCGCGGGTGTGGGAAGCCTCGGGCCATATCGCCGGCTTCACCGATCCGCTGGTCGACTGCAAAAAGTGCAAGCAGCGCTTCCGCGCCGACAAGCTGATGGACTGCCAGTGCCCGGAGAAGCCCTCGAAGCATCCCGGCGAGTGCGGCGGCGAGCTGACCGAGGCGCGGCAGTTCAACCTGATGTTCAAGACCTTCATGGGTCCGGTGGAGGAAGACGCCGCCGTCGTCTTCATGCGCCCAGAGACCGCGCAGGGCATCTTCGTCAACTTCCTCAACGTCCTCAACAGCTCGCGCCAGAAGATTCCCTTCGGCATCGCCCAGATCGGCAAGTCGTTCCGCAACGAAATCACGCCCGGTAACTTCCTGTTCCGCACCCGCGAGTTCGAGCAAATGGAGATGGAGTTCTTCGTCAAGCCGGGCGAAGACGACCACTGGTTCCAGCATTGGCTCGACCAGCGCTTCAACTGGTACCTCAAGTACGGCATTCGGCGCGAGCGGCTGCGCTTGCGCCACCATCAGCCCGATGAGCTGGCGCACTACGCCAAGGGCTGTGCCGACGTCGAGTACGAGTTTCCCTTCGGCTGGTCCGAACTCGAAGGCATCGCCAACCGCACCGATTTCGATCTCAAGCGGCACGCCGAATACAGCGGCAAGGAGCTCAGCTATTACAACGAGGAAACCAAAGAGCGCTTCGTCCCCTACGTCATCGAGCCGGCCGCTGGTGCCGACCGCGCCACGTTGGCCTTCCTAGTCGATGCCTACGACGAAGACGTCGCCGAGGGCGAGACTCGTGCGGTGTTGCGCTTTCACCCGCGGATCGCCCCGGTTAAGGCCGCGGTGCTGCCGCTGCTGCGCAAAGACGGGCAGCCGGAGAAGGCCCAGCAGGTGCTCGATCTGCTCAAGCAGCATTGGGTGGTGCAGTATGATCAGGCCGGGTCGATCGGACGGCGCTATCGCCGCCAAGACGAGATCGGCACGCCTTACGGCATTACCGTTGACCACCAAACCATGCAGGACAACACGGTCACGCTGCGCGATCGTGACTCGATGCAGCAGGAACGCATTGCGATCGATCGCCTGGTGGACGAACTGAGGCGACGGATTGAGGTATGA
- a CDS encoding DEAD/DEAH box helicase codes for MRAALQAAGYSTPTPIQAGTIAPALAGHDLVGAAQTGTGKTAAFIIPVVERLHAARRGGEYGCALVLAPTRELAEQTHGWAQRLGCGLPTALVVGGVAYGPQISALRRRPAIIVATPGRLVDHLERRTLALAQVRILVLDEADRMLDMGFRPQLDRIMQTLPVPRQTLLFSATLPPDLGAIARMHLRSPVRVEAGRQALPPQRATQDVYLVAHENKTPLLLSLIGQNAGNVLVFARTKHRTDRLARSIRNAGHAVERLHADRSQSQRREALAGFRSGRYRILVATDIAARGIDVAGIGRVINYDLPQTAEDYVHRVGRTARAEADGHASSFAAPEERAQLHAIERHLGRALPRQAHADACTPTAAAPPRFKEVHHGQERAVAPIRSRAVGYDSRYRRARQG; via the coding sequence ATGCGAGCCGCCTTGCAAGCGGCCGGTTATAGCACCCCCACCCCGATTCAAGCCGGCACCATTGCCCCGGCCTTGGCCGGACACGATCTCGTCGGCGCCGCTCAGACGGGGACGGGCAAGACCGCCGCCTTCATCATTCCGGTGGTCGAACGCCTGCACGCGGCCCGGCGCGGCGGCGAGTACGGCTGCGCCTTGGTGTTGGCCCCGACGCGCGAATTGGCCGAGCAGACCCACGGCTGGGCGCAGCGCCTGGGCTGCGGCTTGCCCACCGCACTGGTGGTCGGCGGCGTCGCCTACGGGCCGCAGATCAGCGCCTTGCGCCGCCGCCCGGCCATCATCGTGGCCACGCCGGGACGCCTGGTGGACCACCTCGAGCGCCGGACACTGGCGTTGGCACAGGTGCGCATCTTGGTGCTCGACGAAGCCGATCGGATGCTGGACATGGGGTTTCGCCCGCAGCTCGATCGCATCATGCAAACGCTGCCGGTGCCGCGGCAAACGCTGCTGTTCTCGGCGACGCTGCCGCCCGATCTCGGCGCCATTGCCCGAATGCATCTGCGCAGCCCCGTCCGGGTCGAGGCCGGCCGCCAGGCGCTGCCGCCGCAACGCGCGACCCAGGACGTGTACTTGGTCGCGCACGAGAACAAGACGCCGTTGCTGCTGTCCTTGATCGGCCAGAATGCCGGCAATGTGCTGGTCTTCGCCCGCACCAAACATCGCACCGACCGCCTAGCCCGCAGCATCCGCAACGCCGGCCACGCGGTCGAGCGCCTGCACGCCGACCGCTCGCAGTCGCAGCGGCGCGAGGCCTTGGCCGGGTTTCGCAGCGGCCGCTACCGCATCTTGGTGGCCACCGACATCGCCGCGCGCGGCATCGACGTCGCCGGGATCGGCCGCGTGATCAACTACGATCTCCCTCAAACCGCCGAGGACTACGTGCATCGAGTCGGCCGCACCGCACGCGCCGAGGCTGATGGCCACGCCTCGAGCTTCGCGGCCCCGGAAGAACGCGCGCAATTGCACGCCATCGAGCGCCACCTCGGCCGGGCGCTGCCGCGCCAGGCCCATGCCGACGCGTGTACCCCGACCGCTGCGGCTCCACCCCGCTTCAAGGAGGTTCACCATGGCCAAGAAAGAGCCGTTGCCCCGATTCGGTCCCGGGCAGTGGGTTACGATTCGCGATACCGGCGAGCACGTCAAGGTTGA
- a CDS encoding pyruvate, phosphate dikinase, with the protein MTPAAKKRAEKSTGSKQRKGQPVANKATGRKPAAKAVRGKARKASKPAGARAARSGKHPKFVYAFGGGQAEGGAAMKALLGGKGANLAEMAGLGLPVPPGFTISTEVCTYYYAHKRSYPPALREEVAKHLAQVETATGKRFGDPANPLLVSVRSGARASMPGMMDTILNLGLNDETVAGVIQRTGNPRFAYDSYRRFVQMYGDVVLDLKPQSKDESDPFEEILHRKKTARGVTLDTELSAGDLRELVGEFKAAIRERKGVEFPEDPQAQLWGAIGAVFGSWNNDRAIAYRKLNAIPESWGTAVNVQAMVFGNMGADSGTGVAFTRDAATGENIFYGEFLMNAQGEDVVAGTRTPLPMAALEDENPRIYQQLEKVRRTLERHYRDMMDIEFTIEQGVLYMLQCRVGKRTGAAAIRIALDMVKERLITPPQALLRVEPEQLNHLLRPTFLAAEKERAVREQRFLAKGLNAGPGAATGKVYFNAEDAVAAASRGEKVILVRIETSPEDISGMAAAQGILTARGGMTSHAALVARQMGKVCVAGCESLLLDYRARELRVNGREVVIREGDDVSIDGTTGEVFQGHIDTEPSEVVRVLVDKSLAAADAPVFQQYAQLMTWADRARKLKVRANADQPDQCANAVAFGAEGVGLCRTEHMFFGEGKIGPMREMILAESAAERRAALAKLLPLQRSDFEGIFREMNGKPVTIRTIDPPLHEFLPHEAGEQAELAAQMGIAVERVRARVEALHEFNPMLGFRGCRLGIIYPEITEMQARAIFEAAANVRRDGIKVEPEVMIPLVGHVKELKLQADIVRRVAAAVMQESGARFKYAVGTMIEIPRGALTAGEIAAVAEFFSFGTNDLTQTTLGVSRDDAGRFLVPYVGQFEIYAKDPFESIDQGGVGVLMRIAAEQGRRSRPGMKLGICGEHGGDPASVMFCHRIGLDYVSCSPFRVPIARLAAAHAALSASQSESEA; encoded by the coding sequence ATGACACCTGCGGCGAAGAAGCGAGCTGAGAAGAGCACGGGTTCTAAGCAGAGGAAAGGCCAGCCGGTGGCGAACAAAGCCACGGGCAGGAAGCCAGCGGCTAAGGCGGTGCGGGGAAAGGCCCGCAAGGCGTCGAAGCCTGCGGGGGCGCGCGCGGCTCGCTCCGGCAAACACCCGAAATTCGTTTATGCCTTCGGTGGCGGCCAGGCCGAGGGCGGGGCCGCAATGAAGGCGCTGCTCGGCGGCAAGGGCGCCAACCTCGCCGAAATGGCCGGGCTCGGCCTGCCGGTACCTCCCGGCTTCACCATCTCGACCGAAGTCTGCACCTACTACTACGCTCACAAACGCAGCTACCCGCCGGCGTTGCGCGAGGAGGTCGCCAAGCACCTCGCCCAGGTCGAAACCGCCACCGGCAAACGCTTTGGTGATCCGGCCAACCCACTGCTGGTTTCGGTGCGCTCGGGTGCCCGCGCCTCGATGCCGGGCATGATGGACACTATCCTCAACCTCGGCCTCAACGACGAAACGGTCGCGGGGGTGATCCAGCGCACCGGCAATCCGCGCTTCGCCTATGACTCGTATCGCCGCTTCGTGCAGATGTATGGCGACGTCGTGCTCGACTTGAAGCCGCAGTCGAAAGACGAGAGCGATCCTTTCGAAGAGATCCTCCACCGCAAGAAAACCGCCCGCGGCGTGACGCTGGATACCGAGCTGAGCGCCGGTGATCTGCGCGAGTTGGTCGGCGAGTTCAAGGCCGCCATCCGCGAGCGCAAAGGCGTCGAGTTCCCCGAGGATCCGCAGGCGCAACTGTGGGGTGCCATCGGTGCGGTGTTCGGTTCGTGGAACAACGACCGGGCCATTGCTTACCGCAAGCTCAACGCCATCCCGGAGTCGTGGGGCACAGCGGTCAACGTGCAGGCGATGGTGTTCGGCAACATGGGCGCGGATTCCGGTACCGGCGTCGCCTTCACCCGCGATGCCGCCACGGGCGAGAACATCTTCTACGGCGAGTTCCTGATGAACGCCCAGGGCGAGGACGTAGTGGCCGGCACTCGCACGCCACTGCCGATGGCCGCGCTCGAGGACGAGAACCCGCGTATCTACCAGCAGCTCGAAAAAGTGCGCCGCACGCTCGAGCGGCACTACCGCGATATGATGGACATCGAGTTCACCATCGAGCAGGGCGTGCTCTACATGCTGCAGTGCCGGGTGGGAAAGCGCACCGGTGCCGCCGCGATCAGGATCGCGCTCGATATGGTCAAGGAGCGGTTGATTACGCCCCCTCAGGCGTTGCTGCGCGTCGAGCCCGAGCAGCTCAACCACCTGTTGCGTCCGACGTTCCTGGCCGCGGAGAAGGAACGCGCCGTGCGCGAGCAGCGCTTTCTTGCCAAGGGGCTCAACGCTGGCCCAGGCGCCGCCACCGGTAAGGTCTATTTCAACGCCGAGGATGCCGTGGCTGCCGCCAGCCGCGGCGAGAAAGTCATCCTGGTCCGTATCGAGACCTCGCCCGAAGACATCAGCGGCATGGCCGCCGCGCAGGGCATTCTGACCGCGCGCGGCGGTATGACCAGCCACGCTGCGCTGGTCGCCCGCCAAATGGGCAAGGTCTGCGTCGCCGGCTGCGAGTCGCTGCTGCTCGACTACCGCGCCCGCGAGCTGCGGGTAAACGGGCGCGAAGTGGTCATTCGCGAGGGCGATGACGTCTCCATCGACGGCACCACCGGCGAAGTCTTCCAGGGCCACATCGACACCGAACCGAGCGAAGTGGTACGGGTGCTGGTGGACAAGTCGCTGGCTGCGGCCGACGCGCCGGTCTTCCAGCAGTACGCGCAGTTGATGACGTGGGCCGATCGCGCTCGCAAGCTCAAGGTGCGCGCCAACGCCGATCAGCCCGATCAGTGTGCCAACGCGGTGGCCTTCGGCGCTGAAGGCGTCGGGCTCTGCCGCACCGAACACATGTTCTTCGGTGAAGGCAAGATCGGACCCATGCGCGAGATGATTCTGGCCGAATCAGCCGCTGAACGCCGGGCGGCACTGGCCAAGCTGTTGCCGCTACAGCGCAGCGACTTCGAAGGCATCTTCCGGGAGATGAACGGCAAGCCGGTGACCATCCGCACCATCGATCCGCCGCTGCACGAGTTCCTGCCGCACGAGGCCGGGGAGCAGGCGGAACTGGCGGCGCAGATGGGCATTGCCGTCGAGCGCGTGCGCGCGCGGGTCGAGGCGCTGCATGAATTCAATCCGATGCTGGGTTTCCGCGGCTGCCGGCTCGGCATCATCTACCCCGAGATCACCGAAATGCAGGCGCGCGCGATCTTTGAGGCCGCCGCCAACGTCCGCCGCGACGGCATCAAGGTCGAACCCGAGGTGATGATCCCGCTGGTCGGTCACGTCAAAGAGCTGAAGCTGCAAGCCGACATCGTGCGCCGGGTGGCGGCGGCGGTGATGCAGGAAAGCGGCGCGCGCTTCAAGTATGCCGTCGGCACCATGATCGAAATCCCGCGCGGCGCGCTCACCGCCGGTGAGATCGCGGCCGTGGCCGAGTTCTTCTCCTTCGGCACCAACGACCTGACGCAGACGACGCTGGGGGTCTCGCGCGACGACGCCGGGCGCTTCCTGGTGCCCTACGTGGGCCAGTTCGAGATCTATGCCAAGGACCCCTTCGAATCGATCGACCAGGGCGGCGTCGGCGTGCTGATGCGCATCGCCGCCGAGCAAGGACGGCGGAGCCGGCCGGGGATGAAGCTGGGTATCTGCGGCGAGCACGGTGGCGACCCGGCCTCGGTGATGTTCTGTCACCGCATCGGGCTCGACTATGTCTCTTGCTCGCCGTTTAGGGTGCCGATCGCGCGGCTGGCGGCGGCCCACGCCGCCTTGAGCGCAAGCCAGAGCGAGAGCGAAGCTTGA